In a genomic window of Phyllostomus discolor isolate MPI-MPIP mPhyDis1 chromosome 5, mPhyDis1.pri.v3, whole genome shotgun sequence:
- the MIER1 gene encoding mesoderm induction early response protein 1 isoform X11, whose product MFMFNWFTDCLWTLFLSNYQPSVESSSPGGSATSDDHEFDPSADMLVHDFDDERTLEEEEMMEGETNFSSEIEDLAREGDMPIHELLSLYGYDSTSRLPEEDEEEEEEEEEGEDDEDADNDDNSGCSGENKQFMIPQEENIKDSSGQEDETQSSNDDPSQSVASQDAQEIIRPRRCKYFDTNSEIEEESEEDEDYIPSEDWKKEIMVGSMFQAEIPVGICRYKENEKVYENDDQLLWDPEYLPEDKVIVFLKDASRRTGDEKGVEAIPEGSHIKDNEQALYELVKCNFDTEEALRRLRFNVKAAREELSVWTEEECRNFEQGLKAYGKDFHLIQANKVRTRSVGECVAFYYMWKKSERYDFFAQQTRFGKKKYNLHPGVTDYMDRLLDESESAASSRAPSPPPTASNSSNSQSEKEDGTVSNSNQNGVSSNGPGEILNKEEVKVEGLHVNGPTGGNKKPLHADMDSNGYETDNLTTDPKLAHIDEKSERPAKRRRVNSNGKESPGSSEFFQETISHGKFEELENTDD is encoded by the exons CCATCTGTTGAGTCTTCAAGTCCAG GGGGTTCAGCAACATCAGATGACCATGAATTTGATCCATCAGCTGACATGCTGGTTCATGATTTTGATGATGAACGAAcattagaagaagaagaaatgatggAAGGAGAAACAAACTTCAGTTCTGAAATAGAGGATCTTGCAAGG GAAGGCGACATGCCAATTCATGAACTTCTCAGCCTTTATGGTTATGATAGTACTAGTCGACTACCTGAagaagatgaggaagaagaagaagaagaagaagaaggtgaagaTGATGAAGATgctgataatgatgataatagtgGCTGTAGTGGAGAAAATAAA CAATTTATGATTCcacaggaagaaaatataaaggattCATCAGGTCAGGAGGATGAAACTCAGTCATCCAATGATGATCCATCACAATCTGTTGCTTCTCAAGATGCACAGGAAATAATCCGCCCACGTCGATGTAAATATTTTGACACAA ATAGCGAAATAGAAGAAGAATCTGAAGAAGATGAAGATTATATTCCATCTGAAGACTGGAAAAAG gagatTATGGTGGGCTCCATGTTTCAAGCAGAGATTCCTGTTGGCATTTGTagatacaaagaaaatgaaaaag TATATGAAAATGATGATCAGCTCCTGTGGGACCCTGAGTACCTACCAGAGGATAAAGTGATTGTATTTCTTAAGGATGCATCTAGAAGAACAGGTGATGAGAAAGGTGTGGAAGCAATTCCTGAAGGATCtcacataaaagacaatgaacag GCATTATATGAATTGGTTAAATGCAATTTTGACACAGAAGAAGCATTGAGAAGATTAAGATTTAATGTAAAAGCAGCTAGAg AGGAATTATCTGTTTGGACAGAGGAAGAGTGTAGAAATTTTGAACAAGGGCTGAAAGCCTATGGAAAGGATTTCCATTTGATTCAGGCTAATAAA GTTCGAACAAGGTCAGTTGGTGAATGTGTAGCTTTCTATTATATGTGGAAAAAATCTGAACGTTACGATTTCTTTGCTCAGCAAACAcgatttggaaaaaagaaatataatcttcATCCTGGTGTCAC gGATTACATGGATCGGCTTCTAGATGAAAGTGAAAGTGCTGCTTCTAGTCGAgcaccatcccctcccccaactgCCTCAAACAGTAGTAACAGCCAGTCTGAGAAAGAAGATGGCACTGTAAGCAATAGTAATCAAAATG GGGTGTCATCTAATGGACCAGGtgaaatattaaacaaagaagaagtaaaagttGAAGGGTTACACGTTAATGGACCGACAGGTGGAAATAAGAAACCACTTCATGCAGATATGGATAGTAATGGTTATGAAACAGATAATCTTACCACTGACCCAAAACTTGCCCACATTGATGAAAAAAGTGAGAGACCTGCCAAAAGGCGGAGGGTAAACAGCAATGGAAAAGAAAGTCCAGGTTCTTCTGAATTTTTCCAAGAAACAATCTCACATGGAAAATTTGAAGAACTTGAAAACACAGATGACTGA
- the MIER1 gene encoding mesoderm induction early response protein 1 isoform X8: protein MCIRCLCLIGLQTVCGLFSCQITSHLLSLQVQKWMKYLTAHESTGGSATSDDHEFDPSADMLVHDFDDERTLEEEEMMEGETNFSSEIEDLAREGDMPIHELLSLYGYDSTSRLPEEDEEEEEEEEEGEDDEDADNDDNSGCSGENKQFMIPQEENIKDSSGQEDETQSSNDDPSQSVASQDAQEIIRPRRCKYFDTNSEIEEESEEDEDYIPSEDWKKEIMVGSMFQAEIPVGICRYKENEKVYENDDQLLWDPEYLPEDKVIVFLKDASRRTGDEKGVEAIPEGSHIKDNEQALYELVKCNFDTEEALRRLRFNVKAAREELSVWTEEECRNFEQGLKAYGKDFHLIQANKVRTRSVGECVAFYYMWKKSERYDFFAQQTRFGKKKYNLHPGVTDYMDRLLDESESAASSRAPSPPPTASNSSNSQSEKEDGTVSNSNQNGVSSNGPGEILNKEEVKVEGLHVNGPTGGNKKPLHADMDSNGYETDNLTTDPKLAHIDEKSERPAKRRRVNSNGKESPGSSEFFQETISHGKFEELENTDD from the exons CCATCTGTTGAGTCTTCAAGTCCAG aaatggaTGAAATATTTGACTGCCCATGAAAGTACAG GGGGTTCAGCAACATCAGATGACCATGAATTTGATCCATCAGCTGACATGCTGGTTCATGATTTTGATGATGAACGAAcattagaagaagaagaaatgatggAAGGAGAAACAAACTTCAGTTCTGAAATAGAGGATCTTGCAAGG GAAGGCGACATGCCAATTCATGAACTTCTCAGCCTTTATGGTTATGATAGTACTAGTCGACTACCTGAagaagatgaggaagaagaagaagaagaagaagaaggtgaagaTGATGAAGATgctgataatgatgataatagtgGCTGTAGTGGAGAAAATAAA CAATTTATGATTCcacaggaagaaaatataaaggattCATCAGGTCAGGAGGATGAAACTCAGTCATCCAATGATGATCCATCACAATCTGTTGCTTCTCAAGATGCACAGGAAATAATCCGCCCACGTCGATGTAAATATTTTGACACAA ATAGCGAAATAGAAGAAGAATCTGAAGAAGATGAAGATTATATTCCATCTGAAGACTGGAAAAAG gagatTATGGTGGGCTCCATGTTTCAAGCAGAGATTCCTGTTGGCATTTGTagatacaaagaaaatgaaaaag TATATGAAAATGATGATCAGCTCCTGTGGGACCCTGAGTACCTACCAGAGGATAAAGTGATTGTATTTCTTAAGGATGCATCTAGAAGAACAGGTGATGAGAAAGGTGTGGAAGCAATTCCTGAAGGATCtcacataaaagacaatgaacag GCATTATATGAATTGGTTAAATGCAATTTTGACACAGAAGAAGCATTGAGAAGATTAAGATTTAATGTAAAAGCAGCTAGAg AGGAATTATCTGTTTGGACAGAGGAAGAGTGTAGAAATTTTGAACAAGGGCTGAAAGCCTATGGAAAGGATTTCCATTTGATTCAGGCTAATAAA GTTCGAACAAGGTCAGTTGGTGAATGTGTAGCTTTCTATTATATGTGGAAAAAATCTGAACGTTACGATTTCTTTGCTCAGCAAACAcgatttggaaaaaagaaatataatcttcATCCTGGTGTCAC gGATTACATGGATCGGCTTCTAGATGAAAGTGAAAGTGCTGCTTCTAGTCGAgcaccatcccctcccccaactgCCTCAAACAGTAGTAACAGCCAGTCTGAGAAAGAAGATGGCACTGTAAGCAATAGTAATCAAAATG GGGTGTCATCTAATGGACCAGGtgaaatattaaacaaagaagaagtaaaagttGAAGGGTTACACGTTAATGGACCGACAGGTGGAAATAAGAAACCACTTCATGCAGATATGGATAGTAATGGTTATGAAACAGATAATCTTACCACTGACCCAAAACTTGCCCACATTGATGAAAAAAGTGAGAGACCTGCCAAAAGGCGGAGGGTAAACAGCAATGGAAAAGAAAGTCCAGGTTCTTCTGAATTTTTCCAAGAAACAATCTCACATGGAAAATTTGAAGAACTTGAAAACACAGATGACTGA
- the MIER1 gene encoding mesoderm induction early response protein 1 isoform X7, which yields MLKMCIRCLCLIGLQTVCGLFSCQITSHLLSLQVQKWMKYLTAHESTGGSATSDDHEFDPSADMLVHDFDDERTLEEEEMMEGETNFSSEIEDLAREGDMPIHELLSLYGYDSTSRLPEEDEEEEEEEEEGEDDEDADNDDNSGCSGENKQFMIPQEENIKDSSGQEDETQSSNDDPSQSVASQDAQEIIRPRRCKYFDTNSEIEEESEEDEDYIPSEDWKKEIMVGSMFQAEIPVGICRYKENEKVYENDDQLLWDPEYLPEDKVIVFLKDASRRTGDEKGVEAIPEGSHIKDNEQALYELVKCNFDTEEALRRLRFNVKAAREELSVWTEEECRNFEQGLKAYGKDFHLIQANKVRTRSVGECVAFYYMWKKSERYDFFAQQTRFGKKKYNLHPGVTDYMDRLLDESESAASSRAPSPPPTASNSSNSQSEKEDGTVSNSNQNGVSSNGPGEILNKEEVKVEGLHVNGPTGGNKKPLHADMDSNGYETDNLTTDPKLAHIDEKSERPAKRRRVNSNGKESPGSSEFFQETISHGKFEELENTDD from the exons CCATCTGTTGAGTCTTCAAGTCCAG aaatggaTGAAATATTTGACTGCCCATGAAAGTACAG GGGGTTCAGCAACATCAGATGACCATGAATTTGATCCATCAGCTGACATGCTGGTTCATGATTTTGATGATGAACGAAcattagaagaagaagaaatgatggAAGGAGAAACAAACTTCAGTTCTGAAATAGAGGATCTTGCAAGG GAAGGCGACATGCCAATTCATGAACTTCTCAGCCTTTATGGTTATGATAGTACTAGTCGACTACCTGAagaagatgaggaagaagaagaagaagaagaagaaggtgaagaTGATGAAGATgctgataatgatgataatagtgGCTGTAGTGGAGAAAATAAA CAATTTATGATTCcacaggaagaaaatataaaggattCATCAGGTCAGGAGGATGAAACTCAGTCATCCAATGATGATCCATCACAATCTGTTGCTTCTCAAGATGCACAGGAAATAATCCGCCCACGTCGATGTAAATATTTTGACACAA ATAGCGAAATAGAAGAAGAATCTGAAGAAGATGAAGATTATATTCCATCTGAAGACTGGAAAAAG gagatTATGGTGGGCTCCATGTTTCAAGCAGAGATTCCTGTTGGCATTTGTagatacaaagaaaatgaaaaag TATATGAAAATGATGATCAGCTCCTGTGGGACCCTGAGTACCTACCAGAGGATAAAGTGATTGTATTTCTTAAGGATGCATCTAGAAGAACAGGTGATGAGAAAGGTGTGGAAGCAATTCCTGAAGGATCtcacataaaagacaatgaacag GCATTATATGAATTGGTTAAATGCAATTTTGACACAGAAGAAGCATTGAGAAGATTAAGATTTAATGTAAAAGCAGCTAGAg AGGAATTATCTGTTTGGACAGAGGAAGAGTGTAGAAATTTTGAACAAGGGCTGAAAGCCTATGGAAAGGATTTCCATTTGATTCAGGCTAATAAA GTTCGAACAAGGTCAGTTGGTGAATGTGTAGCTTTCTATTATATGTGGAAAAAATCTGAACGTTACGATTTCTTTGCTCAGCAAACAcgatttggaaaaaagaaatataatcttcATCCTGGTGTCAC gGATTACATGGATCGGCTTCTAGATGAAAGTGAAAGTGCTGCTTCTAGTCGAgcaccatcccctcccccaactgCCTCAAACAGTAGTAACAGCCAGTCTGAGAAAGAAGATGGCACTGTAAGCAATAGTAATCAAAATG GGGTGTCATCTAATGGACCAGGtgaaatattaaacaaagaagaagtaaaagttGAAGGGTTACACGTTAATGGACCGACAGGTGGAAATAAGAAACCACTTCATGCAGATATGGATAGTAATGGTTATGAAACAGATAATCTTACCACTGACCCAAAACTTGCCCACATTGATGAAAAAAGTGAGAGACCTGCCAAAAGGCGGAGGGTAAACAGCAATGGAAAAGAAAGTCCAGGTTCTTCTGAATTTTTCCAAGAAACAATCTCACATGGAAAATTTGAAGAACTTGAAAACACAGATGACTGA
- the MIER1 gene encoding mesoderm induction early response protein 1 isoform X14, translating into MLPSVESSSPGGSATSDDHEFDPSADMLVHDFDDERTLEEEEMMEGETNFSSEIEDLAREGDMPIHELLSLYGYDSTSRLPEEDEEEEEEEEEGEDDEDADNDDNSGCSGENKQFMIPQEENIKDSSGQEDETQSSNDDPSQSVASQDAQEIIRPRRCKYFDTNSEIEEESEEDEDYIPSEDWKKEIMVGSMFQAEIPVGICRYKENEKVYENDDQLLWDPEYLPEDKVIVFLKDASRRTGDEKGVEAIPEGSHIKDNEQALYELVKCNFDTEEALRRLRFNVKAAREELSVWTEEECRNFEQGLKAYGKDFHLIQANKVRTRSVGECVAFYYMWKKSERYDFFAQQTRFGKKKYNLHPGVTDYMDRLLDESESAASSRAPSPPPTASNSSNSQSEKEDGTVSNSNQNGVSSNGPGEILNKEEVKVEGLHVNGPTGGNKKPLHADMDSNGYETDNLTTDPKLAHIDEKSERPAKRRRVNSNGKESPGSSEFFQETISHGKFEELENTDD; encoded by the exons CCATCTGTTGAGTCTTCAAGTCCAG GGGGTTCAGCAACATCAGATGACCATGAATTTGATCCATCAGCTGACATGCTGGTTCATGATTTTGATGATGAACGAAcattagaagaagaagaaatgatggAAGGAGAAACAAACTTCAGTTCTGAAATAGAGGATCTTGCAAGG GAAGGCGACATGCCAATTCATGAACTTCTCAGCCTTTATGGTTATGATAGTACTAGTCGACTACCTGAagaagatgaggaagaagaagaagaagaagaagaaggtgaagaTGATGAAGATgctgataatgatgataatagtgGCTGTAGTGGAGAAAATAAA CAATTTATGATTCcacaggaagaaaatataaaggattCATCAGGTCAGGAGGATGAAACTCAGTCATCCAATGATGATCCATCACAATCTGTTGCTTCTCAAGATGCACAGGAAATAATCCGCCCACGTCGATGTAAATATTTTGACACAA ATAGCGAAATAGAAGAAGAATCTGAAGAAGATGAAGATTATATTCCATCTGAAGACTGGAAAAAG gagatTATGGTGGGCTCCATGTTTCAAGCAGAGATTCCTGTTGGCATTTGTagatacaaagaaaatgaaaaag TATATGAAAATGATGATCAGCTCCTGTGGGACCCTGAGTACCTACCAGAGGATAAAGTGATTGTATTTCTTAAGGATGCATCTAGAAGAACAGGTGATGAGAAAGGTGTGGAAGCAATTCCTGAAGGATCtcacataaaagacaatgaacag GCATTATATGAATTGGTTAAATGCAATTTTGACACAGAAGAAGCATTGAGAAGATTAAGATTTAATGTAAAAGCAGCTAGAg AGGAATTATCTGTTTGGACAGAGGAAGAGTGTAGAAATTTTGAACAAGGGCTGAAAGCCTATGGAAAGGATTTCCATTTGATTCAGGCTAATAAA GTTCGAACAAGGTCAGTTGGTGAATGTGTAGCTTTCTATTATATGTGGAAAAAATCTGAACGTTACGATTTCTTTGCTCAGCAAACAcgatttggaaaaaagaaatataatcttcATCCTGGTGTCAC gGATTACATGGATCGGCTTCTAGATGAAAGTGAAAGTGCTGCTTCTAGTCGAgcaccatcccctcccccaactgCCTCAAACAGTAGTAACAGCCAGTCTGAGAAAGAAGATGGCACTGTAAGCAATAGTAATCAAAATG GGGTGTCATCTAATGGACCAGGtgaaatattaaacaaagaagaagtaaaagttGAAGGGTTACACGTTAATGGACCGACAGGTGGAAATAAGAAACCACTTCATGCAGATATGGATAGTAATGGTTATGAAACAGATAATCTTACCACTGACCCAAAACTTGCCCACATTGATGAAAAAAGTGAGAGACCTGCCAAAAGGCGGAGGGTAAACAGCAATGGAAAAGAAAGTCCAGGTTCTTCTGAATTTTTCCAAGAAACAATCTCACATGGAAAATTTGAAGAACTTGAAAACACAGATGACTGA
- the MIER1 gene encoding mesoderm induction early response protein 1 isoform X4, protein MDGDSSGGGGSSEGGGGSGGGSYGVVARFSQCLAEFRTWLRTNWLRFNADKTDVMLPSVESSSPGGSATSDDHEFDPSADMLVHDFDDERTLEEEEMMEGETNFSSEIEDLAREGDMPIHELLSLYGYDSTSRLPEEDEEEEEEEEEGEDDEDADNDDNSGCSGENKQFMIPQEENIKDSSGQEDETQSSNDDPSQSVASQDAQEIIRPRRCKYFDTNSEIEEESEEDEDYIPSEDWKKEIMVGSMFQAEIPVGICRYKENEKVYENDDQLLWDPEYLPEDKVIVFLKDASRRTGDEKGVEAIPEGSHIKDNEQALYELVKCNFDTEEALRRLRFNVKAAREELSVWTEEECRNFEQGLKAYGKDFHLIQANKVRTRSVGECVAFYYMWKKSERYDFFAQQTRFGKKKYNLHPGVTDYMDRLLDESESAASSRAPSPPPTASNSSNSQSEKEDGTVSNSNQNGVSSNGPGEILNKEEVKVEGLHVNGPTGGNKKPLHADMDSNGYETDNLTTDPKLAHIDEKSERPAKRRRVNSNGKESPGSSEFFQETISHGKFEELENTDD, encoded by the exons CCATCTGTTGAGTCTTCAAGTCCAG GGGGTTCAGCAACATCAGATGACCATGAATTTGATCCATCAGCTGACATGCTGGTTCATGATTTTGATGATGAACGAAcattagaagaagaagaaatgatggAAGGAGAAACAAACTTCAGTTCTGAAATAGAGGATCTTGCAAGG GAAGGCGACATGCCAATTCATGAACTTCTCAGCCTTTATGGTTATGATAGTACTAGTCGACTACCTGAagaagatgaggaagaagaagaagaagaagaagaaggtgaagaTGATGAAGATgctgataatgatgataatagtgGCTGTAGTGGAGAAAATAAA CAATTTATGATTCcacaggaagaaaatataaaggattCATCAGGTCAGGAGGATGAAACTCAGTCATCCAATGATGATCCATCACAATCTGTTGCTTCTCAAGATGCACAGGAAATAATCCGCCCACGTCGATGTAAATATTTTGACACAA ATAGCGAAATAGAAGAAGAATCTGAAGAAGATGAAGATTATATTCCATCTGAAGACTGGAAAAAG gagatTATGGTGGGCTCCATGTTTCAAGCAGAGATTCCTGTTGGCATTTGTagatacaaagaaaatgaaaaag TATATGAAAATGATGATCAGCTCCTGTGGGACCCTGAGTACCTACCAGAGGATAAAGTGATTGTATTTCTTAAGGATGCATCTAGAAGAACAGGTGATGAGAAAGGTGTGGAAGCAATTCCTGAAGGATCtcacataaaagacaatgaacag GCATTATATGAATTGGTTAAATGCAATTTTGACACAGAAGAAGCATTGAGAAGATTAAGATTTAATGTAAAAGCAGCTAGAg AGGAATTATCTGTTTGGACAGAGGAAGAGTGTAGAAATTTTGAACAAGGGCTGAAAGCCTATGGAAAGGATTTCCATTTGATTCAGGCTAATAAA GTTCGAACAAGGTCAGTTGGTGAATGTGTAGCTTTCTATTATATGTGGAAAAAATCTGAACGTTACGATTTCTTTGCTCAGCAAACAcgatttggaaaaaagaaatataatcttcATCCTGGTGTCAC gGATTACATGGATCGGCTTCTAGATGAAAGTGAAAGTGCTGCTTCTAGTCGAgcaccatcccctcccccaactgCCTCAAACAGTAGTAACAGCCAGTCTGAGAAAGAAGATGGCACTGTAAGCAATAGTAATCAAAATG GGGTGTCATCTAATGGACCAGGtgaaatattaaacaaagaagaagtaaaagttGAAGGGTTACACGTTAATGGACCGACAGGTGGAAATAAGAAACCACTTCATGCAGATATGGATAGTAATGGTTATGAAACAGATAATCTTACCACTGACCCAAAACTTGCCCACATTGATGAAAAAAGTGAGAGACCTGCCAAAAGGCGGAGGGTAAACAGCAATGGAAAAGAAAGTCCAGGTTCTTCTGAATTTTTCCAAGAAACAATCTCACATGGAAAATTTGAAGAACTTGAAAACACAGATGACTGA
- the MIER1 gene encoding mesoderm induction early response protein 1 isoform X13 yields MAEPSVESSSPGGSATSDDHEFDPSADMLVHDFDDERTLEEEEMMEGETNFSSEIEDLAREGDMPIHELLSLYGYDSTSRLPEEDEEEEEEEEEGEDDEDADNDDNSGCSGENKQFMIPQEENIKDSSGQEDETQSSNDDPSQSVASQDAQEIIRPRRCKYFDTNSEIEEESEEDEDYIPSEDWKKEIMVGSMFQAEIPVGICRYKENEKVYENDDQLLWDPEYLPEDKVIVFLKDASRRTGDEKGVEAIPEGSHIKDNEQALYELVKCNFDTEEALRRLRFNVKAAREELSVWTEEECRNFEQGLKAYGKDFHLIQANKVRTRSVGECVAFYYMWKKSERYDFFAQQTRFGKKKYNLHPGVTDYMDRLLDESESAASSRAPSPPPTASNSSNSQSEKEDGTVSNSNQNGVSSNGPGEILNKEEVKVEGLHVNGPTGGNKKPLHADMDSNGYETDNLTTDPKLAHIDEKSERPAKRRRVNSNGKESPGSSEFFQETISHGKFEELENTDD; encoded by the exons CCATCTGTTGAGTCTTCAAGTCCAG GGGGTTCAGCAACATCAGATGACCATGAATTTGATCCATCAGCTGACATGCTGGTTCATGATTTTGATGATGAACGAAcattagaagaagaagaaatgatggAAGGAGAAACAAACTTCAGTTCTGAAATAGAGGATCTTGCAAGG GAAGGCGACATGCCAATTCATGAACTTCTCAGCCTTTATGGTTATGATAGTACTAGTCGACTACCTGAagaagatgaggaagaagaagaagaagaagaagaaggtgaagaTGATGAAGATgctgataatgatgataatagtgGCTGTAGTGGAGAAAATAAA CAATTTATGATTCcacaggaagaaaatataaaggattCATCAGGTCAGGAGGATGAAACTCAGTCATCCAATGATGATCCATCACAATCTGTTGCTTCTCAAGATGCACAGGAAATAATCCGCCCACGTCGATGTAAATATTTTGACACAA ATAGCGAAATAGAAGAAGAATCTGAAGAAGATGAAGATTATATTCCATCTGAAGACTGGAAAAAG gagatTATGGTGGGCTCCATGTTTCAAGCAGAGATTCCTGTTGGCATTTGTagatacaaagaaaatgaaaaag TATATGAAAATGATGATCAGCTCCTGTGGGACCCTGAGTACCTACCAGAGGATAAAGTGATTGTATTTCTTAAGGATGCATCTAGAAGAACAGGTGATGAGAAAGGTGTGGAAGCAATTCCTGAAGGATCtcacataaaagacaatgaacag GCATTATATGAATTGGTTAAATGCAATTTTGACACAGAAGAAGCATTGAGAAGATTAAGATTTAATGTAAAAGCAGCTAGAg AGGAATTATCTGTTTGGACAGAGGAAGAGTGTAGAAATTTTGAACAAGGGCTGAAAGCCTATGGAAAGGATTTCCATTTGATTCAGGCTAATAAA GTTCGAACAAGGTCAGTTGGTGAATGTGTAGCTTTCTATTATATGTGGAAAAAATCTGAACGTTACGATTTCTTTGCTCAGCAAACAcgatttggaaaaaagaaatataatcttcATCCTGGTGTCAC gGATTACATGGATCGGCTTCTAGATGAAAGTGAAAGTGCTGCTTCTAGTCGAgcaccatcccctcccccaactgCCTCAAACAGTAGTAACAGCCAGTCTGAGAAAGAAGATGGCACTGTAAGCAATAGTAATCAAAATG GGGTGTCATCTAATGGACCAGGtgaaatattaaacaaagaagaagtaaaagttGAAGGGTTACACGTTAATGGACCGACAGGTGGAAATAAGAAACCACTTCATGCAGATATGGATAGTAATGGTTATGAAACAGATAATCTTACCACTGACCCAAAACTTGCCCACATTGATGAAAAAAGTGAGAGACCTGCCAAAAGGCGGAGGGTAAACAGCAATGGAAAAGAAAGTCCAGGTTCTTCTGAATTTTTCCAAGAAACAATCTCACATGGAAAATTTGAAGAACTTGAAAACACAGATGACTGA